DNA sequence from the Huiozyma naganishii CBS 8797 chromosome 10, complete genome genome:
CGTCCTGTTGATACTGTCATTCTGCAACCACGCAATCACCCCATCATCGGTTTTGGTCCCCGATATGTCCGCAATCATGTCATCAGGCAGGTCTGCCCCGGGGAACCTGTTGGGCGCCGTTGGGTAGTACAACTCATACCCCATCCTTTCCATTTCTTGGCGAAATCCCTTCGTTTTGGACGCAAAGTAATCTCCGGACTGCGCCAGACCGTGCAACATCAATACCTTCCCTGACATAACTAAATCCAGTGGTGTGGTATACACACTCCAGTCGATGTGCTGCTAAGAACTGCTGCACGTATGGCTTCGGAACCATTTCTTGTCAAGTCATTGAAAAAAgagtgaacaaaaaaaccGATAATTGAATCATGTTCACGAGGGCAACTTGGAGAGTAGTGTATTGAAGGGACCCGCTGGCACCACGTCGTTGCTTAACTAAGGAGCACAGGGCTTTGTATcactttctctttcttgcTAAAAAACCTTCTAGGATGTCCGTCTTCGGGGTTTGAGTGCCCCGGGGCCGTGAGCTCGCCGTTTTAGTGGTCTTCGTGCTACGGGCGGACCGTTTCCTCTTGGTCCCAATCGGGTTGTCCCCCGCGGGGTGCCGCAAGTAATGACGCGTGTTGGCGGTTGGTGTGGCATTCTCTTTGTActcctcgtcatcatcttccTCGCTACTCAGCGCTATGATGTCGTTATTTGCATCATTGCTGCTCAGTATTTCTGCATCGTCCTTAGAAGCAGTTGTTGTCTTGTTTTTGTGCAGAGCGTGTTTCTGTTCGGCTTTTGTAGGGATCTGATGCGAGAATGTTTTTGATACGTCTTTGGACTTTACTGAATGTGAGGTACGACTCTGGAAGTCTATGTCTTCCTGCTCAATAGGAGTAGAGGACGACGATGGACGCAAGGAATTTGCACGTTTCACCTCCTTAATCAAAAGTTTCATGTCGCTTGGATTCTGTgcattcaaaaaatcgtcACTGCAGGCTAGCATTTTCACTTCAGCGTCTAGTTCCTTTTCAATGAATTCTTTTAGCGCGCCCTTTTCATCCTTATCAACGAACTTCTTGACGGCCTCGTTCAAACCAACTTCAGGTAATAGGGATAACTGCATCTTGTGTAGAAGGTCGGCCACGAGAGTCTCAATCCCCAACTCACCAGTGCTACTATTATCGATTAATTTTTGTAGTTCCATGTTGTCGTGGCTCAATTGAGATTTCTTAGACGCTCCATCAGACTGTTGTCTCTTACTTTTGTAAAACTGAATCACATTGTTAGCATTCGCAACTCTCCCAACAAACCTATTGCTAAACCTTCTTGGGTTTTCCACTTGATAGTCTATgttgttgatattgttCGCAATTGAAGCACTGTAATCGACTCGTAATCTAATGAGGGGAACTGATAGGCACGCCAGGGGATCGGCGGATtcatcaagttcttgaTTCTCCTCGTCAGAGTTCTCAGCTATCCCTAGTTTCTGTCTGGTTTCCTGGTTAGCTTCCTCGATCATTTGCTCCACTTGCTCCACCaaatatttggaaatggCTTCTTTGTCGTGTGGGTTTAAGTCTGGTACATCCTTCAATGCAATgttcttcattttgaaCGTTCTGATTGTGTTTAATGGGATTGGAGTCAATTTAGGTTGCTTGTTTTTGTAGTTGATCTCCATAATAAATGCATACTTTGGCTTGGCTTCTGCATCACATAGCGAAGTGGCCACAGAAGATCCTGGTTGTAATACATTAAACTCTTTTGTTGGATTGTATACCATATTTGGAATGCATTCATGTTCGTGGCCCCAAATAACCATATCTAAGAAATCCGGTAAGAACTGTTCCGGTAAAAATGCAGTGTTGGTGTGGCCAGTGTGGTTTTGATGCACTAACATCAAATTAAACCATTCACCATTGCGTATTGTTGGTACCTCGAATGTAACGGCaccctctttgaaagttcTGAACAGTCTTTCCTCTCTGATTGATGCAAGGCCATATAATGCTAACTTGGTGTTCCCCTTCTGGAACAGCAACGGTACGAGATTGATCTTGTCGgtttccaaaactttacCGAAATGATTAACAAGACCACTAACATGCAATAAGTCCAACGGGCACAATAAAGAATCGCCCGTCGCGTCGTCATGGTTCCCAGCAATGGCAAACATAGGAACGGATATGTTGTAATTTGGGTCCTCGTAATTGACATTAGTAAACTCGTTTGAGGTGAATACTTCTGCGGGGTCGCTTAATAGCTCCAACTCGCAAGGTTTATCCCCCATGCAAGCCAACCTCAAAGTTTTCAGGACGTGATACATCGATTTCTTGGTCGGCTTATTCAAATGAAACAAGTCCCCAGATTGGAGGACCATGTCGACATTATAGGCCTTAGAGAGCATCATGATCTCGTGGAATGTCTTCCATGAGTCGTCTCCCGTAATGGGATCATTCTCATTGTACCCAACATGGTTATCCGTTGTGATGAGAATTCTTATCGTATCTTCATCGGGAACCTCCATCTGTGTAGCGTGAAAAACAGAAGGTGGTATGTGTTCGATTAGGCAGTAACTAAGTGTCCACCTTTGCAACTGGTGTTTCCTACCCTCCTGTAAAACGAACAAGAGTATGTCATATGAGCccttttggaagaattgaaTATTTTACTGTTCTATTTACAAAGTATGTGATAAATACAAATTGTTCGATGCAGTGACTGCTCCATATAGCGCGGTTAACTGTTCTGTATCGTTTTGTTCAACCGCAGCTTTCGTGAATGTGTGTCCAGATAGTTTGATAACTCTTGAAAAGTCATCTTCAACGGATCAGCTTCCATCTCTTTCTTATCCTTAAAGGTGACTTTAATGATGGGCCCTGCACTGTCTGAATCTTTCAGTAGCTCCGTTTGGAGTTTCGTACCTAGGGTTCTTTGTTTGGGGGGAATAGCGGATAGAATCATTCTAGCAGTTTTTGCTGTATAAATAAAATTGCTTTGTTAGTAAACTGACCTTCGCTTCCTGTTCCCCTCTCTTTCATTTGGGGATAACTGCTCAATGAAAAAAGCTGGGAGCACATACCATCCTTGCCAAAGGGATTGAATCTAACAAAGACCTTTGTAAAGTACTTTGTTATCATAGTGGGCTAACAAAGAATGCTAGTATCGGGCTTGGCCttcttcctcgtcttcgTTTCTTCTCACAAGATTATATTTCatgttcaatttttttgataataAAGTGTTTAGGTCGGTCGAATAAcgaagagaaaagaagaatttAGAGGGTAAGTGGCATGGTGTGTATACTTCGGTGGATGTAAAGAGTTGATACATCTTACACTAAGCTGTATTCTTGGCACAGATGTATCTTAGAGCTAATTCGTTTGTTGAACTGTTGAAACTTAAAATCTAAatatcttgttgttggtgatCAGAAAGTAGAGCGTCTTAAGAAATTTTGGTGGTGTAGAGTGTATATGAAGAGCATATAGTAACATGCCCCTCTCTAAATATCTTTATCACTttacaaaagaaagatacGTTTTAGCAAGATATTTATCTTTTGTAGTATGTTAATATCTAAAGAATTGGGAACTATCCattcaaaaatattaaAATTGTAACCTGCAAGCCGGCTTAACCTGGATACTGTGAAAGATAAAAATGACAAAGGGTCAGACACTCTCCAAAGATGAGCAAATACTACTTGTGAATTGGAAGTATTCTTCAAACCTCATTTCTACTCTGTTGAAAGGACCTTCTTCCACAGGATTCAGAAAAGTGTTTACGGGTGGGTTGTCCCCTGTTTTCGACACGATCAAGACATCTAACCTTTCTAGTTCCTTCTGCAGTGCAACAAGTCTATTTCGATAATCATTGGCAATGACATTCCCAACATTTGTAAACTGATTCAGCAAATCCATTGCGTTTGAATACGCATCTTCTAAGGGGAACCGTTCGTATAGTGGtgctttcattttcaaacCTAACAGCACAATTATTACACCATAAAATAAGAAGTCCATGTCATTGTAACCATAAGGTAATAAAAGTTCCTTTTTTCTCAAAGCTTGTAGGATGCGTAAATTAGACGTTGCTGCTTGAATACATATTACCGACAAATGGGCAAAATTATGACCTTCTGGGAAAGggtcttcttttccaagtaAACCATACAACATACGTCTTCTGTTCTtaagaaaaaatattgatgTTACTAACAAGATACACTCGTTCATTCTAAgaaccaaagaaaaaaaggatcTTTGCATATATCTGTTACCAGGCATGCCAATTATCGTGTTCCATTGGGTAATCAACTCCTGTGATGAGGTGTACATCAAGTCAAAGACGCAACCATTCCCTACTAACAGTTTGTTGATATCACCGCCGGCCATTATATCtgttattttatttttaatcTTTGTGAAGTTTATTCTCTCGATCAGAAAAAAGGACATTCTCATTGCATGATCATAATTGCCATCAATTGGATATCTGATCTTCTCAACAATATCATTTGCAATGGAGGAAGGACAACCAACCTTTGATGAAATGAATTTCTCCAGATTGTAAATTGTCCACCACACTCGACACAtcctttctctttcctccaCTGTATAGGCAGAGTTGTCATACGTCGAATCCTTGTGTAGTCCCAACAGATACGCACAACGCAGAGCATTCCCAATGTACAAGTAAGAGTACCTTAAcctgttcaaagagatcaaatATATGATAATCAATATCAATATTTCGAGGTAAGATATATCGGGATTGTCAAAGTTATCCTCCAGCAGACTTACGGCtttcttgaagtacttcAGTCCCGGGTATTCCTCAAAATGCTCAGTAGTATCTCTTAGATACAGTTGCCCTACCGATAACAATAGCAAGACATGAATAACGTCTGTGCGAATATGTGGATCGTCCAAATCAATAGGACCTCTTTCACCTTGCTTGTAAATCCAGTCTGTAATTTTCAATATAGACCCAATCATTAAAAACTGATAAGATAATGCTAATACATCACATACAGCATGTATCCATCGCTTCGAAACTTGAATTGGCGGTAGTTCATTGAGTTCCAAAGTACTGGACATCCGGCTTttgttgttcctcttcaaaaaggAGAAATCTACTACCAACTCGTTTATGTTgaattcaaagaactcGCTGGCATGCTCCGGTATGTTAACATCTGTTTCTGTAtggattttttcaaagagctTTTGGAGATTGCGGTATATTATGTTGTAGAAATGAATAGAACTTGACAGCAGCGCCGCAGATTTGGAGACTTTCACAGGAGCCGTTGTGCCTCCGTCAGGATACTCTTCGTTTGCTTCTGAAACCGTGTTTGTGGGTTTTAACGATGTGATCACAGAGTTGCTTGATTCTTCCCGGATAAGAATCATATTTATCGGCGTCCGATTCTTACATTCAATATTTAAAGCAATGCATTTAGTGCATGCCTCAGAGAAGTTATTTCTATTACATTTGATCTTCTTGGTGTAGCAGTACTGACATGCCGTGAGTGTCTTGGGGCCAAACTTTGCTCGCTTCATACCCACATCGTTCGTATTAGTCTTTGTTGTGGAGCTGATCTGCAAGTAACCAATATTTAAAAAAACCACCTTAAACGTTAAGAAGCTTTGGCTCACAAGAACTATCATCGCTGTGTATTGCTGGCTTCATACCTGATTCCTACACAGTGTACGTATTTATGTACTAAATACTAGGCCACTAGGGGTTTATTTGGATGCCTGCTCCTTGTAGATGTGGTAGGGGGAGCCCTGGGTGGTTGGGAAGATCAGAGTGTCAGCGATAACGGTGTTTGCTCTTCTCGAAGTAGCAAAGACGATCAAATCGGCAACGTCCTGTGGTTCCAGTGGGGAGTTGTTTTCATAGACAGAGCTGGCCTTTGTTTTGTCCCCCTTGTATCTAACAAGAGAAAACTCGGTTTCCACAATACCTGGAGCAATCAGCATGACTCTAATCTTTGTGTTGATCAGTTCCTTTCTTAAACTTTCTGTGAATGCTTGAACGGCAAACTTCGTGGCACAGTAGATAGACCCGGTTGGGTAGGCCTCTCTGCCCGCAACAGACCCTAAATTGACAATGTCACCAgagtttttcttctggaaAATAGGCAGCACAGCTTGGGTGATGTTAATCAAACCAACGACATTGGTGTCCATCATACCCTTGATATCGTCAATTTCAATGGTCCCCACAGGGTCTGAGCCAAGGGCTTTACCAGCATTGTTGATGAGAATATCAATGTCTTTGAATTCCTCAGGCAAATTGTCCAAGAAGGGGTGAATCTTCTCGGTGTCGGTGACATCCAATTTACCGATATGGATCTTTGCTTCGGGGAACCGCTTTAACAGTTGTTCCTTAGCAGCTTCCAGCTTTTCTAGTCTCCGAGCACCCAGAATCAGTTTGACAGTTCCATTCGATGCATCCAAATACTCTAAAGCAGTGGCTTGACCAATACCTGCAGACGCACCCGTAATGAAAACAACTTTCCCGTTCAATCTTTCAGCAGCTTTTCCTCCCAAAGACATTTTGTGTGTACTGTGATAAAACTATTACACGACGATGGCGTACCCCAGTTTAAACTTCCACGTATCTGTAAACTGTCGGTCCCAACGTTTCCTTAAGCTCCTGTTACCTTTTATATTCAATAATCATTTCAGTCACGTGCCAGAGATACCGAAGAACGTTAGATAAGAGACAACGTGTGCATCGCAGTACCACAGTATGACATTCCTCGGAGACAGCGATACAATATACAAGAGCCATACTAGGAGGCATTGGGGTAGCGTGCAAAGTTTAATATTACAACTGTATATGCTGCTTCCTCTCTTATTTATCAAAAGTTCTAATCAGTTACATAGCGCCATTCTGTGGCTTGCCATCTTCGTCCCCGCCTTCAGGGACGGTATGGTCAGAATCACTTGCGGCAGTTACCAGTGAAGTAGAAATGGCGGGTTCTGATTCATTGGCCACTGTTACTTGCGGCGTGGGAACTGCTAATGGAGCTGTTCCATAAGTTTCGTCAAACAAAGTGAAATCTAAAGGCTCCAAGTCGCTTGCTAGTTCCTTGTATTTCTGAATAACAGCCTCGTACAGCTCTGTGGCATCTCTGTAAATGATCGAGTCTTCAGTGTTGTACGCTCTTGCATTTCCAAACAGCAAATGAAAGTCCTCAATCACCTCCCGTAACGAATTATAGACAAGAGTATCGATATGGTGTTTGATGGTGTCAAGCCCGATGGGATACTTGATCAACTGATAATACTCAGGGTACAGCAGCTGGGATGGCTTTTCCATAAAAATGTCGAAGAGGCTCCTGCCATCGGCATCCTTGTAGTTCAGGACGTAATCAAATATGATTTTCGCTTGCTTGGCTGTAGCTTCCCTCTGTTCAAATGACGCAGTTGCTGAAGACGGCTCTCGTGAATAGATCAATCCATATTTGGGTTTTGGAGGCCGACCCCTACCGCGTGTGGATTTCACTCTACCGCGTCCTCTCCCTCTACCACGCCCTCTCATCGAGCTTCGAGCGGATTTAATGGATTTTTTACCTGCAGTGCGTGGAAGTTGAGGCTCGACTATAGTCGGCATGATTGTGGTTGGCGAGTTCTCTTCAATGGAAGGCTCGTTTGGCGTCCCTGCTACAGTTAACGGCGTCTCGGGAACGTTTTCATCCTCTCCATGTTCGTCCAGTTTCACTTTCTTTGGTCTACCACGGGCCCTTGGAGCCTTCCGTTTCTTGCTGTattcatcatcgtcgtcatcattcCCGTTGTCATCCTCATCGCTGACctcaaactgtttcaaccACTGTTCCTCTGTAACACTGTCGGAGTACATCGTCTGTTTCCTTTCTCTTGCGACACGTGCACCTGTAGCCATAGCAGCAGCTTCAGTGTCACGATTCTCTTCTGGCGGAATTTCATCGTAATACACCTCTGGTAGTTCACTCTTGTCTAGCAGTCTGGTTTTCAGTCCTTGTTCAGCGTCTTTCATAGCACGCTCGTTGTCTAATCCAGTGAAAACAGCAATTTCACGATCGTCTCTGGCGAGTAACTCATTAAGTTCGTTATCGTCAAActcatcgtcctcctctATCCCGAGTTCACGCTTTTTCTTAcgatcttcttcagctTCAAGAAGCGATCTTAACAGTGCTTCCTGTTCCTCAGCAGTGGACTTGTTATCAAACTTACCCGCCTGAATAACCTTACCGTCAATATCCAGTTTGCTATGCGCTTTTTCTAGCACTGCCTCCTCAACAGAATGCTCGGTGATCAGTCTTAGAATTCTAACTTCATTTTTCTGCCCAATACGATGTGCTCTATCCTGTGCTTGCAAATCTTGATGCGGATTCCAATCTGTGTCGAAAATGATGACAGTATCGGCGGTTTGTAAATTTAAGCCCAGCCCACCAGCTCTGGTAGAAAGGATAAAACAGAAATACTCAGATGATGGGTCGTTGAAAAGCTTTAGCAACAAACTACGCTCATCAGATTTTGTGTGCCCATCCAGTCTCAGATATTTGATATCCATAAACCTCAGAAAGTCTTCCATAATATCCATAATTTGTGTcatttggaagaagatcaatACCCGATGTCCTGTAGCCTTCAGTTTGGGCAGCACCCTTTCCAATAGTTCAAATTTACCGGCAACACGCCAGATAtttgtgtttgtttccCTATTTGGATTGATTTGGTCTTCGACTTCCTCAAAAACAAACGGGTGATTAcagattttttttaattgCATCAATTGATTATTGAACCCACGCAAACCGACCATCTTCTTATTCGTGTGATCACCTATGTAGAGTCTGCGGTATTTCAACATTTGCTGGTACATGATTTGTTGCAGTGCACTCATTTTACACTTGATGACTCTTTCCACTTTATCCGGCAATTCTTTCTCGACGTCCTTTTTCAAACGACGCAACAGAAATGGACGAAGAACTTTGTGCAATCTTCTGATAACTAATAacgtttcttcttcgctTAACTCTATCTTATCCTGACCGCCTGTATTTGCAAAAGGAGTATTGAACCACTCATCGAAAGACTTCACCgaattgaaaattttgggAAGTACAAAGTTTAGCAACGCCCATAGTTCCGGTAGGTTATTTTGTAATGGTGTACCAGTTAAAATCAATCGATAATCAGAATGATAGTACGTATTGAGCGTCAAGGATAGTTTGGACTGTGCGTTTTTCATTCTATGTCCTTCGTCGATGATCATGTGAACCCATTTTACTTTAGACAAAAGGGCCTTTTCCTTAATAACGTATTCGAACGTAGTTAAAACCACGTCAAAATTACCGGCTTTGATTTGAAGCTGCTTGGCCTTTCTCTCTTGGGGCGAACCCTTAAAAGAGATTGCACGTAAAACGGGGGCCCACTTGGTGAATTCGTTACTCCAGTTCGATAAAGTCGATAACGGAACGATCACCAAAAAGGGGCCATGAACATTCTTGTATTCATACAGATAGGTCAGCAGAGATATCGTTTGAATAGTCTTACCAAGACCCATTTCGTCCGCAAGGATACCATTTAGATGGTTATTGAACAGTGAGACCATCCATTGCAGGCCCTTCACCTGATATTCCTTCAATTGACCGCCAATTAAAATAGAAGGCTGTTGTTTCACGAcctctttgattttgtgGGCCACATTATAGTAATCGATGTTCTGTCTATCGTCGTCACTATCCTCAACGGATGATCCTGTGATCACTGACCGTGGGGCCTCCTCGTCTGTTTCCTTCTGTAAATGGGACTCGATCATTCCTTTAGTAAACTTTTGTTGATCCTTGACTGCTTTCGTCAAGGAGTCCAGGAAGGCATTAGTCTGTTTCAGCAAGTGTGTAATTCTCGTATCCTTGGTCTGGTCTAGAAGCTTAATATATGCCTCTTCGTCGTTAGCCTTCAATGCTTGCAAACGCTCCTTCGCCTTCCTTTCCTGTCTCTTTTGTTCATCCTTTTCTAATGTACCGTGTagattgaacagtttaTGACCAAGTTTCATCTTTCTATTTTTGGTATCTGACCTTTCGTGGTATCTCTTTGTAGAAAGCCGTAATATTGACTTTATCCTCGCATACCTTTcagtcttcttcttttcgtGCTGCAGATACTCATGTTTCCTGTACAGTTCGTTTGTCAAAATTGTATCTTGTGTATTAATGTTTCTTATCTTGGAGAGAAAATTGGGATGTGTGTTGGCCAGCAGTGAATTTTGGTACCATTCAAATTGCAGTACGTGGCCTCTCACAGCTTTCTGTAAAGGAAGTAGTTGTAATGCACAATAGTCTGCCAAAgcgttcttcttggctTCTGAATCTACTTTCTCATCCAGGAGCTCTGATAAGCACTCGTCGACTGATGTATCGATATTCAAAGCAACCAGTGTTTGATAAATCTCTGTTGCCGTGTGGATATCAATTCCATCCGGTAGTACACCTGGCTCAATGAACGATTTTGGATTGTTGAAGGAAGGGAACAGTGAAGTATAAGGTACTTCGGATCCCTCTAAAAATTCAGCAGTAAACGAGTCAACCATCATGTTGGGGTTAGTTACTTCTAAAACATTTCCTAGACCTGGATGTAACTTTTTGAAGTCTTCTAGTAGCACAGGTGGTCCTTGTTTCGGTGGTTCAGATGCGATGTCCCCCCTCGTTT
Encoded proteins:
- the MRE11 gene encoding MRX complex nuclease subunit (similar to Saccharomyces cerevisiae MRE11 (YMR224C); ancestral locus Anc_8.744), which encodes MEVPDEDTIRILITTDNHVGYNENDPITGDDSWKTFHEIMMLSKAYNVDMVLQSGDLFHLNKPTKKSMYHVLKTLRLACMGDKPCELELLSDPAEVFTSNEFTNVNYEDPNYNISVPMFAIAGNHDDATGDSLLCPLDLLHVSGLVNHFGKVLETDKINLVPLLFQKGNTKLALYGLASIREERLFRTFKEGAVTFEVPTIRNGEWFNLMLVHQNHTGHTNTAFLPEQFLPDFLDMVIWGHEHECIPNMVYNPTKEFNVLQPGSSVATSLCDAEAKPKYAFIMEINYKNKQPKLTPIPLNTIRTFKMKNIALKDVPDLNPHDKEAISKYLVEQVEQMIEEANQETRQKLGIAENSDEENQELDESADPLACLSVPLIRLRVDYSASIANNINNIDYQVENPRRFSNRFVGRVANANNVIQFYKSKRQQSDGASKKSQLSHDNMELQKLIDNSSTGELGIETLVADLLHKMQLSLLPEVGLNEAVKKFVDKDEKGALKEFIEKELDAEVKMLACSDDFLNAQNPSDMKLLIKEVKRANSLRPSSSSTPIEQEDIDFQSRTSHSVKSKDVSKTFSHQIPTKAEQKHALHKNKTTTASKDDAEILSSNDANNDIIALSSEEDDDEEYKENATPTANTRHYLRHPAGDNPIGTKRKRSARSTKTTKTASSRPRGTQTPKTDILEGFLARKRK
- the MRPL44 gene encoding mitochondrial 54S ribosomal protein mL53 (similar to Saccharomyces cerevisiae MRPL44 (YMR225C); ancestral locus Anc_8.749), with the translated sequence MITKYFTKVFVRFNPFGKDAKTARMILSAIPPKQRTLGTKLQTELLKDSDSAGPIIKVTFKDKKEMEADPLKMTFQELSNYLDTHSRKLRLNKTIQNS
- the KNAG0J02130 gene encoding Zn(II)2Cys6 transcription factor, producing the protein MKRAKFGPKTLTACQYCYTKKIKCNRNNFSEACTKCIALNIECKNRTPINMILIREESSNSVITSLKPTNTVSEANEEYPDGGTTAPVKVSKSAALLSSSIHFYNIIYRNLQKLFEKIHTETDVNIPEHASEFFEFNINELVVDFSFLKRNNKSRMSSTLELNELPPIQVSKRWIHAVCDVLALSYQFLMIGSILKITDWIYKQGERGPIDLDDPHIRTDVIHVLLLLSVGQLYLRDTTEHFEEYPGLKYFKKAVSLLEDNFDNPDISYLEILILIIIYLISLNRLRYSYLYIGNALRCAYLLGLHKDSTYDNSAYTVEERERMCRVWWTIYNLEKFISSKVGCPSSIANDIVEKIRYPIDGNYDHAMRMSFFLIERINFTKIKNKITDIMAGGDINKLLVGNGCVFDLMYTSSQELITQWNTIIGMPGNRYMQRSFFSLVLRMNECILLVTSIFFLKNRRRMLYGLLGKEDPFPEGHNFAHLSVICIQAATSNLRILQALRKKELLLPYGYNDMDFLFYGVIIVLLGLKMKAPLYERFPLEDAYSNAMDLLNQFTNVGNVIANDYRNRLVALQKELERLDVLIVSKTGDNPPVNTFLNPVEEGPFNRVEMRFEEYFQFTSSICSSLESV
- the ORA1 gene encoding oxidoreductase (similar to Saccharomyces cerevisiae YMR226C; ancestral locus Anc_8.752); the protein is MSLGGKAAERLNGKVVFITGASAGIGQATALEYLDASNGTVKLILGARRLEKLEAAKEQLLKRFPEAKIHIGKLDVTDTEKIHPFLDNLPEEFKDIDILINNAGKALGSDPVGTIEIDDIKGMMDTNVVGLINITQAVLPIFQKKNSGDIVNLGSVAGREAYPTGSIYCATKFAVQAFTESLRKELINTKIRVMLIAPGIVETEFSLVRYKGDKTKASSVYENNSPLEPQDVADLIVFATSRRANTVIADTLIFPTTQGSPYHIYKEQASK
- the SNF2 gene encoding SWI/SNF catalytic subunit SNF2 (similar to Saccharomyces cerevisiae SNF2 (YOR290C); ancestral locus Anc_8.753), with amino-acid sequence MNIEVPKKVFSKEEINRCYIRWQQLRKEHGENAPSVPEFEFLTKTLQVAALQQKQKQQQQQQQQQQQQQQQNYKGSTKHVDTNTVVQNEVANNPSPKNNATEIDPSRSPHNNPSMSLNTMRAVSSDQASASVTQTTIANQNNIPNINPMTNPVNNSTVQSSSNGTFQANAKGPSSVKTSINGNTQPVNERMPLSGQNNPNHPPNIFTPAQSNLLKAQIQALKNLVSEQTVDQSYQMVIQQSISHPPDFRKMLTRLSEYVRAKQAHGQNNLPKQQPNSDVPPKNSNLTANVPTGAQPPAENSNVSASTIPEEKHPSVPPTLASAVSPKTVTEPTSNPHLPISSDPGVESTETKLSSENAHPVQTRGDIASEPPKQGPPVLLEDFKKLHPGLGNVLEVTNPNMMVDSFTAEFLEGSEVPYTSLFPSFNNPKSFIEPGVLPDGIDIHTATEIYQTLVALNIDTSVDECLSELLDEKVDSEAKKNALADYCALQLLPLQKAVRGHVLQFEWYQNSLLANTHPNFLSKIRNINTQDTILTNELYRKHEYLQHEKKKTERYARIKSILRLSTKRYHERSDTKNRKMKLGHKLFNLHGTLEKDEQKRQERKAKERLQALKANDEEAYIKLLDQTKDTRITHLLKQTNAFLDSLTKAVKDQQKFTKGMIESHLQKETDEEAPRSVITGSSVEDSDDDRQNIDYYNVAHKIKEVVKQQPSILIGGQLKEYQVKGLQWMVSLFNNHLNGILADEMGLGKTIQTISLLTYLYEYKNVHGPFLVIVPLSTLSNWSNEFTKWAPVLRAISFKGSPQERKAKQLQIKAGNFDVVLTTFEYVIKEKALLSKVKWVHMIIDEGHRMKNAQSKLSLTLNTYYHSDYRLILTGTPLQNNLPELWALLNFVLPKIFNSVKSFDEWFNTPFANTGGQDKIELSEEETLLVIRRLHKVLRPFLLRRLKKDVEKELPDKVERVIKCKMSALQQIMYQQMLKYRRLYIGDHTNKKMVGLRGFNNQLMQLKKICNHPFVFEEVEDQINPNRETNTNIWRVAGKFELLERVLPKLKATGHRVLIFFQMTQIMDIMEDFLRFMDIKYLRLDGHTKSDERSLLLKLFNDPSSEYFCFILSTRAGGLGLNLQTADTVIIFDTDWNPHQDLQAQDRAHRIGQKNEVRILRLITEHSVEEAVLEKAHSKLDIDGKVIQAGKFDNKSTAEEQEALLRSLLEAEEDRKKKRELGIEEDDEFDDNELNELLARDDREIAVFTGLDNERAMKDAEQGLKTRLLDKSELPEVYYDEIPPEENRDTEAAAMATGARVARERKQTMYSDSVTEEQWLKQFEVSDEDDNGNDDDDDEYSKKRKAPRARGRPKKVKLDEHGEDENVPETPLTVAGTPNEPSIEENSPTTIMPTIVEPQLPRTAGKKSIKSARSSMRGRGRGRGRGRVKSTRGRGRPPKPKYGLIYSREPSSATASFEQREATAKQAKIIFDYVLNYKDADGRSLFDIFMEKPSQLLYPEYYQLIKYPIGLDTIKHHIDTLVYNSLREVIEDFHLLFGNARAYNTEDSIIYRDATELYEAVIQKYKELASDLEPLDFTLFDETYGTAPLAVPTPQVTVANESEPAISTSLVTAASDSDHTVPEGGDEDGKPQNGAM